The stretch of DNA GTCATGTTTCTTACTGCGTCAGGATCTGATGGTTCTCCATCTGTTAATGTCAAGAAAATATCTGGCCTCTTTGATTGTAGAATAGGAAACATTTTGTCATAAACTTCTGCTAATGGGGTTGAACCATTTGCAACAATTTGTGCTAGTCGTTTTGCAGTAATATTGTTCCATTTAACATTGTCTGGTTTGATGGACCAACATATCATTGTTCTATTTTCTGTACTAAATGCATAAACTGCAAATTTGACTTTAAGAAATGCCAATACTTCACATAGTGCCAAAGTAGCTTTTTTGTATTCAATGGCATCTGATGCAATGCTAGAAGAATGATCTAATAATATTACAATTTTTGTTTTTATTGACTTTTTTACATCAGTAAAAAATGGTTCATTACCATCAATGTAATTTTCTTCATCAAATTCATCTCCTGATCTTAAATGTTGTTCAGTCCATCCTGATTTCCATTCTTTAAATTTCATTTTTAAACCATTTATCAATCTCAAATCATAGATCTTTGTTTCATCAACATTCTTTATAGTTGGAGTTTGAATTCCAATTGTTTCTGATGATAATCCTTTGTTTTCAGTTTTTTTATTTTCATCCAACAAAACTTTGTATTCATCATATACATCGTCTCCTCTAAGAATTGATGTTGGATCAACAGTTCCAATTTCTCCTTCTTTATTTTTAGAAATTATCTTCAAAACTTTTAGTAATTCATCTTTTGATAAGGCCATTCCAGCTTTCATAAATGGTAAAGATATTGGTATTGTTAGTAAAGAATCAATATCTAGAATCTTAATTATTTCACTAACATTTTTTTCAACCCAATCTGTATCTTTCTTTTCATCAATTGCTTGTCTAACAATTTTTTTTGCAAAAATAGATGCTTTTTTAATTTTTTCAAAATTGCTTGATTGCATTTCACCTTTTATGACTCCAAACATGAAATATTGATAGAATGCCTCTACCACTCTTGCTTTTCCATATACTGTGTGTAGTTGAGGTCTTGCAACAAGCATGTATGTATAATTGAAAAGAATTTCATTGTCCATCCCTTTCCATATTTTTCTACCTAATTGCTCAATTCTTTGTGTCTCCATTGTATTGAGAATGAACCCAAAAGCATGATCATTACTAAGAATTTTTTTACAATATTTTATTCTCATAGATTCATACCATAATGAAGTTCTAAATTGACGATATTTTTGAAAATCATCTCCTATCCTTTTTTCTAAAGGAGTTAAGATCACTTTGTTTTCTTTTAATCTTGTTTTTGTTTCTACTTTGTCTGAAATTTCAATAATGACATCGTCTTTTTCAGACCATCGTCTAGCAAGAAAAGTTGCAATTTCTACTAACGAATCATTTTGAAGTTCAATAACTTGCATTTAATTCCCAAACATCGAAGTAATGATGTCACTAACTTTTTGATATTCTATATTGCCCCATTGAGTGTATACATTTCCAAAAACAATTTCAGCAGATTCTTTTGCTGACATTCCTTTGTCTAAAAGTTTTCCAAAAGCAATAGTTTCTCTTAAGCTTGGTGAATAAAATAATTCTTCAACTGCTGCAGCTTGTCTTAACGTATTTGCTAGTTTAATTGCTTGAACAATTTCTGTTTCATGATCTCCTGAAACATATTTTTTCACAATTTCTAATTCTACATTTTCTGGTGGATATTCTAGTCTAATTCTTACTGGAAATCTACTTAGTAATTGTGGTGGTAATTCTTTTGTTCCGCTATGTGTTAATGGGTTGATTGTAGCAACTACAAACCATCCTTCTTTGGCTTTAATCACTTCTCCTGTTGATTCTTTTAATACAATTTGACGTCTATCATCTAATGCTTCATCTAATCTGAGTAGAACATCTGCCTCAGCTGAATTAATTTCATCCAAATATAACATGTCTCCACTTTTCATGGATTTTATCAGTAGCCCTTCATCAAAACTTACAGTACCTTCTGTCAGAGTCTTTGTACCAACCAAATGACTTTCTCTAGTTCTGAGACTAAAATTGATTGATTCTAGGTTTACATTCTTATTTTTTGCAAAATCTCTGACTAGAGTTGTTTTTCCAGTTCCCTTTGGACCTATAATGAGCACAAAAAGCCCTGCTTCATGTGCTTTGTTAAGAATTTCAATTGAATTATTCCAATCTAAATATTGTGTTTCCTCCAAAGTAAGTTTTCAATGATTAAAACAATATTTAATATTAGATCTAAGATCCAAATGCTTCTACTTTAGCAAATGCTGCATCCATTCTTTGATGAAGAGTCTTATTCCAATCATCAAATCCTGATGGATCTTTAGGATAATTATGATAATGTTCAACTAACCATTGATTTTCTTTTGAAGTGAATCTTAATCCATCTGCAACTGTTTTGTTCATTGCACCTCTAATTATCATTCCAATTTTTCCTAACCCTGAAAAATCTGGATGTTCACCTTTACTAATTGATTCTACATCCATATTTCCCAAAAAGTGTTTCATACCATAGCTAATTTGCTCGTTTGTCATCTGTTGGACTAGTCTTCTAAAAAGTTCTAATCCTGCAGTCTTGTAACCATATTCTTTGATATAATCCAAATTGTATTGCCATAATCCTGCTTCAGAAACATCATTTGCTTCTAATGCTTGGGCTACATTATTTCCTAAAATTGTTCCTGCAATCAAAGCTGGTCCAATTCCTCCAGCATCAATTGGTTTTGGCATCCATGCTGAATCTCCGACCATCATGTATCCTGCTGAAACCATACAATCATTTTGTCTTCTTACTGAAACTTGGAACACTCCGGAATTATTATTGATGTCTTGTGGTTCTTCAGACAATTTTGGATTTCTGATTGCAGTATTTCTATGAAGATATTCTTTCATCAATGATTCTACATTATCTTTTTTTCCTAATCTTTTGTTTCTTTTATCTAAAAGAGATTTTTCTACTCCTAAACCTATATTGACTTTAGTTTCTCCTTTTGGAAAAACCCAACCATATCCACCTGGTGCAATATCTTGATCTAAATGAATTATACAATAGTCAGGATCAAATTCAGTAAGATTTTTCTCTCCTTTTTCAAAATGCATGATATATCTTCCAGTAGATTCTAAATCTCTTCTATCGATTCTTTTCTCTACTTTGGTTGAGTTTTGAAGTCCATTTCTAAGCATGGATGTAACTCCAGTTGCATCAATTACAATTTTTGCTGTTTTTTTGTATGGCTGTTTTGTTTTGTTATCTACTCCTTGAATTCCAACTGCTTGTTGTCCATCATAAATCAGACCTGTGAGATTAATTTCATATTCAAATTCTATACCCATTTTTTTACATCTTTCATTTTGAATCTCTGGTAATTTTTGGCGATTTAACATGAACCCTGCACCGTCAAAAGGAATTGCAGTATCCAAATCTGGTGAGAAAGCCATGACTCCTTTTACATCATGTTCGATTTCAGGTCTAGTCCATTCTACTTTGATTCTTTCTGACATAAAATCAACTGCTTCTTTGGAACATGCATCTCCACATACCCATCCTGCAAGTGATTTTCTACCTGGTAGAAATTCTGTATTTCTATCTACAACCAAAATTTTTGCATTTTGATTTGAGTAATGAGATATAGCTTGTGCAGTAATAGTGCCCGCAAGACCTCCTCCTGCTACTATTACATCATAATCTGACACGATATTGGAGTTTGTCTATCCGTATTTAAAATAATACCATGAAATCGACTAGAAAGTCAATGCATCAAAAATATGATCGATAAAAGGGGTCGGTTCGTCGCGGCGTCTTCAAAGCTTTCGCTCAGACTGGAGCGGCTGTTATTTCCTCATTCCCAAATTGTATAGTTGTTTTATTCCTATTTAATCTAGTTGGCAATTTGAAAAATTTTAGAAAATATTTTGATGGTGTCTTTTTTGTTATAAATCGGAGTATGAATTTTTATTTTTATTGTCCCTTTCTCTTGAATTACTAAATTCCCTTTGATAAGTTCCTGTTTATCTAATCTTAAATGAAATCTAGAATCTTCTGTTCTATCTTCAATTTCTTCAATTAGTTTATTCACTTGTTCATCTGGAAGAGATTCAAGTAGTACATTCATGAAATTTTGAGCCTGTTTTTTTCCAATATTTGCATTTAACATGATGATGGGATTTTCATAATGTCCTTCTGTTTCCTGAATTGTAAAATCTTCTTCTTGTACATCTAAGACATCTTCAAAAGATTGGAATATTTTTGAAATGTCTTCTGTTGCATGCACGATTACATGAATAGAAATTTCAATCTTTAGAGCCATTATTGTAGACTAACTTTGTTGGCTATGCTTCAAGTAATTTTGTTTCTTTATCTGCAGTTCTGATAAGTTTTACTTTCTCAAGACCTACATGTCTTACTCTAATTACTTTTTTGAATGCTGCCATTATATCTGAATTAATTTTACTGTAACATGTAGCTTGGACAAATTGATCAATTGTCATTTCTGGGATTGTTTTGTTGATCACATCCCTAGCTATTAGTCTAAGAGCATGTTGTCTTGATGTATTTAGCTGTCTATGTGTTAGAGCCAGTAATTTTATTCTAAAGATGTAACCATCTTTTGTTTTAATATCAATAATGAAATTAATTTTTGAAGAACCTCTTCTAACTAAACTACGCAAAAATTCTTTTGAATATTCATATCTCTTGAAAATTGTTGATGCTTT from Nitrosopumilus sp. encodes:
- a CDS encoding NAD(P)/FAD-dependent oxidoreductase, which encodes MSDYDVIVAGGGLAGTITAQAISHYSNQNAKILVVDRNTEFLPGRKSLAGWVCGDACSKEAVDFMSERIKVEWTRPEIEHDVKGVMAFSPDLDTAIPFDGAGFMLNRQKLPEIQNERCKKMGIEFEYEINLTGLIYDGQQAVGIQGVDNKTKQPYKKTAKIVIDATGVTSMLRNGLQNSTKVEKRIDRRDLESTGRYIMHFEKGEKNLTEFDPDYCIIHLDQDIAPGGYGWVFPKGETKVNIGLGVEKSLLDKRNKRLGKKDNVESLMKEYLHRNTAIRNPKLSEEPQDINNNSGVFQVSVRRQNDCMVSAGYMMVGDSAWMPKPIDAGGIGPALIAGTILGNNVAQALEANDVSEAGLWQYNLDYIKEYGYKTAGLELFRRLVQQMTNEQISYGMKHFLGNMDVESISKGEHPDFSGLGKIGMIIRGAMNKTVADGLRFTSKENQWLVEHYHNYPKDPSGFDDWNKTLHQRMDAAFAKVEAFGS
- a CDS encoding MoxR family ATPase — protein: MEETQYLDWNNSIEILNKAHEAGLFVLIIGPKGTGKTTLVRDFAKNKNVNLESINFSLRTRESHLVGTKTLTEGTVSFDEGLLIKSMKSGDMLYLDEINSAEADVLLRLDEALDDRRQIVLKESTGEVIKAKEGWFVVATINPLTHSGTKELPPQLLSRFPVRIRLEYPPENVELEIVKKYVSGDHETEIVQAIKLANTLRQAAAVEELFYSPSLRETIAFGKLLDKGMSAKESAEIVFGNVYTQWGNIEYQKVSDIITSMFGN
- a CDS encoding RNA-binding domain-containing protein — its product is MALKIEISIHVIVHATEDISKIFQSFEDVLDVQEEDFTIQETEGHYENPIIMLNANIGKKQAQNFMNVLLESLPDEQVNKLIEEIEDRTEDSRFHLRLDKQELIKGNLVIQEKGTIKIKIHTPIYNKKDTIKIFSKIFQIAN
- a CDS encoding 30S ribosomal protein S3ae, which translates into the protein MARRKGRVKDKWREKRWVTVHAPDSFNNVPIAYVPITDDENAAGRVLEVTLYDILKGDPSQHQYKIYFQINKVEGDKASTIFKRYEYSKEFLRSLVRRGSSKINFIIDIKTKDGYIFRIKLLALTHRQLNTSRQHALRLIARDVINKTIPEMTIDQFVQATCYSKINSDIMAAFKKVIRVRHVGLEKVKLIRTADKETKLLEA
- a CDS encoding vWA domain-containing protein; translated protein: MQVIELQNDSLVEIATFLARRWSEKDDVIIEISDKVETKTRLKENKVILTPLEKRIGDDFQKYRQFRTSLWYESMRIKYCKKILSNDHAFGFILNTMETQRIEQLGRKIWKGMDNEILFNYTYMLVARPQLHTVYGKARVVEAFYQYFMFGVIKGEMQSSNFEKIKKASIFAKKIVRQAIDEKKDTDWVEKNVSEIIKILDIDSLLTIPISLPFMKAGMALSKDELLKVLKIISKNKEGEIGTVDPTSILRGDDVYDEYKVLLDENKKTENKGLSSETIGIQTPTIKNVDETKIYDLRLINGLKMKFKEWKSGWTEQHLRSGDEFDEENYIDGNEPFFTDVKKSIKTKIVILLDHSSSIASDAIEYKKATLALCEVLAFLKVKFAVYAFSTENRTMICWSIKPDNVKWNNITAKRLAQIVANGSTPLAEVYDKMFPILQSKRPDIFLTLTDGEPSDPDAVRNMTKSLKGLGINMVALGLGPNTVRATTIANNLRHLGYEKTMAVSRLRDIPNKVIKILDI